From a region of the Rhodococcus sp. 4CII genome:
- a CDS encoding CitMHS family transporter, producing MVAALGFATIACFLALAFSRRVSVLVALILVPIAFAIVGGWAPDLGNMVGDGLLKVAPVAIMIAFAVLYFSLMVDVGLFDPAIRRIVGWAGGNPTKIAVGTAVLTLLVALDGDGTSTFLITISALLPIYQRLGMRPVVLTGIVCLAAGLMNMIPWGGPTVRAMAALDVTSADIFTPVLPAMGAGVLWVLFSAYMIGRTERKRLGVTELTAPGGGGPGTPHISDAPVRTGRQRAVMAFNTVLTLALIVILLFQLVPLEVAFAIAFALALAVNRPKWADQQALFAKHGGNVTMVVVMILAAGVLTGILNGTGMITAMAETFVSWIPQSAGSLIPVITAVTSMPLSLVFTPDAYYFGVVPVLAETTASFGGDPAEIGRAAILGQMTTGFPLSPLTAATFILIGLSKVELGKHQRFIFGWAFGTTIVMTVVALFTGALSL from the coding sequence ATGGTTGCCGCGCTCGGCTTCGCCACGATCGCTTGTTTCCTGGCGCTCGCGTTCAGCCGACGGGTCTCGGTGCTCGTCGCGCTGATCCTCGTCCCCATCGCGTTCGCGATCGTGGGCGGTTGGGCACCCGACCTCGGGAACATGGTGGGCGACGGTCTGCTGAAGGTCGCGCCCGTCGCGATCATGATCGCCTTCGCGGTCCTGTATTTCAGCCTGATGGTCGACGTGGGACTGTTCGATCCCGCGATCCGCCGCATCGTCGGATGGGCCGGGGGCAATCCCACCAAGATCGCCGTCGGAACCGCGGTGCTGACCCTGCTCGTCGCACTCGACGGCGACGGCACGTCGACCTTCCTCATCACCATCTCGGCACTGCTCCCCATCTACCAGCGGCTCGGGATGCGCCCCGTCGTCCTGACCGGCATCGTCTGTCTCGCCGCGGGTCTCATGAACATGATTCCGTGGGGCGGCCCGACCGTCCGCGCCATGGCGGCGCTCGACGTGACCAGCGCCGACATCTTCACGCCGGTTCTGCCCGCCATGGGGGCCGGCGTGCTGTGGGTCCTGTTCTCCGCCTACATGATCGGCCGCACGGAACGGAAGCGGCTCGGCGTCACCGAACTGACGGCTCCCGGCGGCGGTGGCCCCGGCACGCCGCACATTTCCGACGCGCCGGTCCGCACCGGCCGCCAGCGGGCGGTCATGGCGTTCAACACGGTGCTCACTCTCGCCCTGATCGTGATCCTGCTGTTCCAGCTCGTGCCGCTCGAGGTGGCATTCGCCATTGCATTCGCGCTCGCGCTCGCCGTCAACCGGCCGAAGTGGGCCGACCAGCAGGCTCTGTTCGCGAAACACGGCGGCAACGTCACCATGGTGGTGGTGATGATCCTCGCGGCCGGCGTGCTCACCGGCATCCTCAACGGCACCGGGATGATCACCGCGATGGCCGAAACCTTCGTCTCCTGGATTCCGCAGTCCGCCGGCTCCCTCATCCCCGTCATCACCGCCGTCACATCGATGCCGCTCAGCCTGGTCTTCACCCCGGACGCCTACTACTTCGGCGTCGTACCGGTGCTCGCGGAGACCACCGCATCGTTCGGGGGTGACCCGGCGGAGATCGGCCGCGCCGCAATCCTCGGGCAGATGACCACCGGTTTTCCGCTCAGCCCGCTCACCGCCGCGACGTTCATCCTGATCGGACTGAGCAAGGTCGAGCTCGGCAAGCACCAGCGTTTCATCTTCGGCTGGGCCTTCGGGACCACGATCGTCATGACCGTCGTGGCGCTGTTCACCGGCGCCCTCTCGCTGTAA
- a CDS encoding histidine kinase: MAESDYDYPLGVPLFAHIGGVVVAGAAVAQRNGFVPPGWILLCGLVAAVTPVLGDMIRPGVVLPRPLLAVVVTAAASLLLLQQPDTAFDFAPLILVILTGEVAATATLTVSVATLFGTLAVLSGFALAGRLDGAQYALAGVVLGWALGHLMLTQLRLLHQERASQTIQAEQAATRERQRIAREVHDVIAHSLSITLLHLTAARRALEQDRDVDDAVDALSDAERLGRQAMADIRRTVGLLDVGPAGTRPEPGVGDLPGLIDDFRRAGLPVTFDLRGDLSAVTGAVGLGIYRITQESLANVAKHAPGASTDVRLAIATDSATLTIRNPTPDAVTPPDGSTGSGLRGMRERAALLGGRLRAGPDVAGWSVHAAVPLPRDSCRPAILRHLPGLS; the protein is encoded by the coding sequence GTGGCGGAAAGTGACTACGACTATCCGCTCGGCGTCCCCCTGTTCGCGCACATCGGCGGCGTCGTCGTCGCCGGCGCCGCTGTCGCGCAACGCAACGGCTTCGTGCCGCCGGGGTGGATCCTGTTGTGCGGACTCGTCGCCGCGGTGACTCCCGTTCTGGGAGACATGATCAGACCGGGTGTCGTGCTTCCGCGCCCGCTCCTCGCGGTCGTCGTCACCGCAGCGGCATCCCTGCTGCTTCTGCAGCAGCCCGACACCGCCTTCGACTTCGCCCCGCTCATCCTCGTGATCCTGACCGGGGAGGTCGCGGCCACCGCCACGCTGACTGTCAGCGTCGCCACCCTGTTCGGCACGCTGGCGGTGTTGTCGGGCTTCGCCCTGGCGGGACGACTCGACGGTGCGCAGTACGCGCTCGCCGGCGTCGTGCTGGGCTGGGCGCTGGGCCACCTGATGCTCACGCAGTTGCGACTGCTGCATCAGGAGCGGGCGTCGCAGACCATTCAGGCCGAGCAGGCCGCCACGCGTGAGCGCCAGCGGATCGCCCGCGAGGTGCACGACGTCATCGCCCACTCCCTGAGCATCACGCTGCTGCACCTGACCGCCGCCCGGCGCGCGCTGGAGCAGGACCGCGACGTCGACGACGCCGTGGACGCGCTCTCCGACGCCGAGCGCCTCGGCCGGCAGGCGATGGCCGACATCCGCCGCACCGTCGGACTGCTCGACGTGGGCCCGGCGGGCACCCGGCCCGAGCCCGGCGTCGGCGACCTACCCGGCCTGATCGACGACTTCCGGCGCGCAGGTCTACCGGTGACCTTCGACCTGCGCGGCGACCTCTCCGCCGTGACCGGCGCCGTCGGCCTCGGAATCTACCGGATCACGCAGGAGTCGCTGGCGAACGTCGCCAAGCATGCTCCCGGCGCGAGCACCGACGTGCGACTCGCGATCGCGACGGATTCCGCGACCCTCACCATCCGCAACCCGACCCCGGACGCGGTCACCCCACCGGACGGGTCGACCGGGTCCGGTCTGCGGGGCATGCGGGAGCGCGCCGCGCTGCTCGGCGGCAGGCTCCGCGCAGGCCCGGACGTGGCGGGATGGTCGGTGCACGCCGCGGTCCCGCTGCCTCGCGACTCCTGCAGGCCGGCGATTCTCCGTCACCTCCCGGGGTTGTCGTGA
- a CDS encoding acyclic terpene utilization AtuA family protein encodes MTPSSTRGSASRSVRLGAGSGFSGDRIDPAEKLARRADLDYLIFECLGERTVAAGNSRRLEDPGAGYDPLLAARMRAVLPYTLASGTTVITNAGAANPLAAAELVSGIASRSADRGVRIAAVTGDAVLDQVLRHDPVVWETGKRLSEHDELLVSANAYIGAEAVIPALELDADVVVTGRLADPSLYVAPLAHHFGWDLADHATIGAATAIGHLLECAGQLTGGYYADPVTKPVKGMADLGFPFADVLADGSATFGKLDGSGGILTERTCAEQLLYEVGDPTSYLTPDVTADFGNVSFTGVGPDRVTITGATGRPRPQQLKVTLGFRGGWLGEGQISYAGPRAYPRAQLAAEIVTERLVDVHGFPEDAVSVEYIGAGAAFRGLDTDTGAHEVRVRVAARARTREEADLVGWEVESLYTNGPAGGGGARRSSTEVLAIRSCTLPRDLVSTRVHLTEVPK; translated from the coding sequence GTGACCCCATCGAGCACCCGCGGTAGCGCCTCGCGGAGCGTGCGACTCGGCGCAGGATCCGGGTTCTCCGGGGATCGCATCGACCCTGCCGAGAAACTCGCCCGCCGCGCCGACCTCGACTACCTGATCTTCGAATGCCTCGGCGAACGCACCGTCGCCGCCGGGAACTCTCGCCGCCTCGAGGATCCGGGCGCAGGATACGATCCGCTGCTCGCCGCACGCATGCGCGCGGTTCTTCCGTACACACTCGCATCCGGGACCACGGTGATCACCAACGCCGGTGCCGCGAACCCGCTCGCCGCTGCAGAGCTGGTCTCCGGCATCGCGTCCCGATCCGCCGACCGAGGCGTGCGCATCGCCGCGGTCACCGGTGACGCGGTCCTCGACCAGGTGTTGCGCCACGACCCCGTCGTGTGGGAAACCGGGAAACGACTGTCGGAGCACGACGAGCTGCTCGTCTCCGCGAACGCGTACATCGGGGCGGAGGCCGTGATTCCCGCGCTCGAGCTGGACGCCGACGTCGTCGTCACCGGCCGCCTGGCCGATCCCTCCCTCTACGTCGCCCCACTCGCCCATCATTTCGGGTGGGACCTGGCCGACCACGCCACCATCGGCGCCGCCACCGCGATCGGGCACCTGCTCGAATGCGCCGGTCAACTCACGGGCGGGTACTACGCGGATCCCGTCACCAAACCGGTGAAGGGCATGGCCGATCTCGGGTTCCCGTTCGCCGACGTCCTCGCGGACGGATCGGCGACATTCGGCAAACTCGATGGATCGGGCGGCATCCTCACCGAACGAACCTGCGCCGAGCAACTCCTCTACGAGGTGGGCGATCCCACCTCGTATCTGACGCCGGACGTCACCGCGGATTTCGGCAACGTGTCGTTCACCGGTGTCGGACCCGACCGGGTCACCATCACCGGTGCAACGGGGCGCCCCCGCCCACAGCAGCTGAAGGTCACCCTCGGCTTCCGCGGCGGCTGGCTCGGTGAGGGGCAGATCAGCTACGCGGGCCCGCGTGCCTACCCCCGCGCCCAGCTCGCGGCGGAGATCGTCACCGAACGACTCGTCGACGTGCACGGCTTTCCCGAGGACGCCGTCTCCGTCGAATATATCGGCGCCGGTGCGGCTTTCCGCGGACTCGACACGGACACCGGCGCCCACGAGGTGCGGGTGCGGGTCGCCGCCCGCGCACGAACCCGGGAGGAAGCCGATCTCGTCGGCTGGGAGGTGGAGAGCCTGTACACCAACGGA
- a CDS encoding LacI family DNA-binding transcriptional regulator: protein MAEPVVASTGGTRPTMGDVARAAGVSTALVSIVMRGVPGASEATRRRVLEIADDMGYVPDRRAQKLRQASSRLLGVVFELQQPFHGDLVEQIYAAAARRGYDVMLSAVAPSRAEQVAVQALMRERCEAAILLGSRFDADALGELADRVPALVVARSSGLPGVGAVRGDDVTGITLAVDHLAELGHRRIAHIDGADAPGGSDRRAGFLAAMGRHGLSETATVVTGGPTETEGAQGMQELLEMTDPPTAVVAFNDRCATGVLDLLVRRGLDVPADISVVGYDDSRLARIPHVQMTTISQDATQMADAAVDGALAQIAGHEAVDLVLAPRLIRRSTTGPVSG, encoded by the coding sequence GTGGCCGAACCGGTAGTGGCGTCGACCGGTGGCACCCGTCCGACGATGGGCGATGTCGCGCGAGCGGCAGGCGTTTCCACCGCGCTCGTCTCGATCGTGATGCGGGGCGTTCCCGGCGCCAGCGAGGCGACCCGCCGGCGCGTGCTCGAGATCGCCGACGACATGGGCTACGTGCCGGACCGTCGCGCGCAGAAACTGCGGCAGGCCAGTTCCCGGCTCCTCGGAGTGGTGTTCGAACTGCAGCAACCGTTCCACGGCGATCTCGTCGAACAGATCTACGCGGCGGCGGCGCGGCGCGGATACGACGTCATGCTCAGCGCGGTCGCGCCGAGCCGCGCCGAGCAGGTCGCGGTGCAGGCGCTGATGCGGGAGCGCTGTGAGGCCGCGATCCTTCTCGGATCCCGATTCGACGCCGACGCGCTCGGTGAACTGGCCGACCGCGTGCCCGCTCTGGTCGTGGCGCGGTCGAGCGGCCTGCCCGGGGTCGGTGCGGTCCGCGGCGACGACGTCACCGGCATCACCCTCGCCGTCGACCACCTCGCCGAACTCGGGCACCGGCGTATCGCCCACATCGACGGCGCCGACGCACCCGGCGGCTCGGACCGCCGGGCCGGCTTCCTGGCTGCGATGGGCCGGCACGGGCTGTCGGAGACGGCAACGGTCGTCACCGGTGGCCCCACGGAAACCGAAGGCGCACAGGGAATGCAGGAGCTTCTGGAGATGACTGATCCCCCGACCGCCGTCGTCGCCTTCAACGATCGGTGCGCCACCGGTGTGCTGGACCTCCTGGTCCGCCGCGGCCTGGACGTGCCCGCGGACATCTCCGTCGTGGGCTACGACGACTCCCGACTGGCGAGGATTCCGCACGTGCAGATGACGACGATCTCCCAGGACGCCACGCAGATGGCCGACGCCGCCGTCGACGGCGCGCTGGCCCAGATCGCCGGGCACGAGGCCGTCGACCTCGTGCTCGCCCCGCGCCTGATCCGGCGGTCGACCACCGGCCCTGTCTCGGGCTAG
- a CDS encoding LysR family transcriptional regulator, whose protein sequence is MRMSINLGISHLRSIVAIADYASFTSAAHALDVSQSSLSRSVAEAERRLDVTLFDRTTRRVELTTHGHEIIEHARRMLHDFDDGLTQIERFVTGDRGIVTVACLPSLAATFLPPYVVNFRERHPDVRLQIRDGLRQEVLDAVYSGTVDLALVTTSGVLPGLRQDVLTSDSFYCAVPPSHPFADRPTLRWADLAGQPFIAFGPESSIAAPVRRALEDARIELGPVMQAQNIGAVAGLAAAGLGVTAVPELVLPMISFAGLVHIPLHPRVDRTISLVQVAGRPQTASTRGFVNTLLAERAVDSG, encoded by the coding sequence ATGCGCATGAGCATCAATCTCGGGATCTCTCACCTGAGGAGCATCGTCGCCATCGCCGACTACGCGAGCTTCACGTCGGCGGCCCACGCACTCGACGTCTCGCAGTCCTCGCTGAGCCGCTCGGTCGCCGAGGCCGAGCGCAGACTCGACGTCACGCTGTTCGACCGCACCACTCGCCGCGTCGAGCTGACCACGCACGGGCACGAGATCATCGAGCACGCCCGGCGGATGCTCCACGACTTCGACGACGGGCTCACCCAGATCGAGCGTTTCGTCACCGGGGACCGCGGAATAGTCACGGTGGCGTGCCTGCCGTCGCTCGCGGCCACGTTCCTTCCGCCGTATGTGGTGAACTTCCGCGAGCGGCACCCCGACGTGCGCCTCCAGATCCGGGACGGACTACGGCAGGAGGTGCTCGATGCCGTGTACTCGGGCACCGTCGACCTCGCCCTGGTCACTACGTCGGGGGTTCTGCCCGGCCTGCGCCAGGACGTTCTGACGAGCGACTCCTTCTATTGCGCTGTCCCGCCGTCGCATCCGTTCGCCGATCGGCCGACGCTCCGGTGGGCGGACCTCGCCGGGCAGCCGTTCATCGCGTTCGGACCCGAGAGCAGTATCGCGGCGCCCGTCCGCCGGGCCCTCGAGGATGCTCGCATCGAACTCGGCCCGGTCATGCAGGCGCAAAACATCGGTGCGGTAGCGGGATTGGCCGCCGCCGGTCTCGGGGTCACTGCGGTGCCCGAACTCGTGCTTCCGATGATCTCGTTCGCCGGTCTCGTCCACATACCCCTGCACCCGAGAGTCGACCGCACCATCTCACTCGTCCAGGTGGCCGGCCGGCCGCAGACGGCGAGCACTCGCGGTTTCGTGAACACGCTTCTCGCCGAACGAGCTGTCGATTCCGGCTAG